The proteins below are encoded in one region of Mycolicibacterium neworleansense:
- a CDS encoding asparaginase, whose protein sequence is MTNFAARRSRSRLAMGTVLLAAALTAACSTNTTSTDTTTNTPGAKGDSAPGRVVVITTGGTIATSTDANGVRRPTVSGADLAAGLDVQVMDVMKKDSSQLTPADWDVIGAAAKKAVADGASGVVITHGTDTMEDTAMWLDVTYNGPAPIVLTGAQRSSDAPDADGPTNLRDALTVASSPAARDQGVMIMFAGDVFQALGTHKVNTQDIHAFGGTPPIGSVADNTFTLDHPAQRPFLGEVPAVSAPRVNVVAAYPGDGAGPVDAAVAAGARGIILEALGSGNAGDGVVDAVRRHAPAGVAFGISSRVPTGEVVAEYGPGDDMVKAGAVMVPHLRPSQARVLMMAALATGKPVVDTMKRWG, encoded by the coding sequence ATGACGAACTTCGCAGCCCGCCGGTCCCGGTCGCGTCTGGCGATGGGGACAGTCCTTCTCGCCGCCGCGCTCACGGCCGCCTGTTCGACCAACACGACCTCGACCGACACCACGACGAACACACCTGGAGCCAAGGGTGACTCGGCACCGGGCCGGGTTGTGGTGATCACCACCGGGGGCACCATCGCGACGAGCACCGACGCCAACGGCGTGCGCCGCCCGACGGTCAGCGGCGCCGACCTGGCGGCCGGACTCGACGTCCAGGTCATGGACGTGATGAAGAAGGACAGTTCACAGCTGACCCCGGCCGACTGGGACGTGATCGGAGCGGCCGCCAAGAAGGCGGTGGCCGACGGCGCTTCCGGCGTGGTCATCACCCACGGCACCGACACCATGGAAGACACCGCCATGTGGTTGGACGTCACGTACAACGGGCCGGCACCGATCGTGCTGACCGGGGCCCAGCGCAGCTCCGACGCCCCCGATGCCGACGGACCGACGAACCTGCGCGACGCGCTGACCGTGGCGTCCAGCCCTGCCGCCCGCGACCAGGGCGTGATGATCATGTTCGCCGGTGACGTCTTTCAAGCCCTGGGGACCCACAAGGTGAACACCCAGGACATCCACGCATTCGGCGGCACACCACCGATCGGATCCGTCGCCGACAACACCTTCACGCTGGACCACCCCGCACAGCGGCCCTTCCTCGGGGAGGTACCGGCGGTCAGCGCGCCGCGGGTCAACGTCGTCGCGGCCTACCCTGGCGACGGCGCCGGCCCGGTCGATGCCGCGGTGGCCGCGGGAGCGCGCGGAATCATCCTGGAAGCACTGGGATCCGGCAACGCCGGTGACGGCGTGGTGGATGCGGTGCGCCGACACGCTCCGGCCGGGGTGGCCTTCGGAATCTCCAGCCGCGTCCCGACCGGGGAGGTCGTCGCCGAATACGGTCCCGGCGACGACATGGTCAAGGCCGGCGCGGTGATGGTTCCGCACCTGCGGCCCAGCCAGGCGCGAGTGCTGATGATGGCCGCGCTGGCCACCGGCAAGCCGGTGGTCGACACGATGAAACGCTGGGGCTAA
- a CDS encoding ATP-binding cassette domain-containing protein yields MPEQSLEPDTGEDEQKPPVLTARGITMRGPWGPVYGPIDLDIADGGVTVLVAPAGTGRTALLMTLAGRMKPAGGQLTVFGRTRASDIFRTAALAGIDELDTVSESVTVRDLVTEQRRWDAPWYTLVGRADQDDLAAMCAPVFGELPLPSLTSYFDGLTELDQILLRIALANTSTPRLLVVGNLDHLTDDRNRDILLGRLIALGEKQTVITATVNGVPGHLASAMRAQVTVPNTTVAELAGSQKGGE; encoded by the coding sequence ATGCCTGAGCAAAGTCTCGAGCCTGACACCGGCGAGGACGAGCAAAAGCCACCGGTCCTCACTGCGCGCGGCATCACGATGCGTGGCCCGTGGGGCCCGGTGTACGGGCCCATCGACCTCGACATCGCCGACGGTGGCGTCACCGTGCTGGTCGCCCCGGCGGGCACCGGTCGCACCGCGCTGCTGATGACACTGGCCGGACGGATGAAGCCGGCGGGCGGTCAGCTGACCGTGTTCGGGCGCACCCGGGCGTCCGACATCTTCCGCACCGCGGCGCTGGCCGGGATCGATGAGCTCGACACGGTGTCGGAGTCGGTGACGGTCCGCGACCTGGTGACCGAGCAGCGGCGCTGGGATGCACCCTGGTACACCCTGGTGGGCCGGGCCGACCAGGATGACCTGGCGGCCATGTGTGCGCCGGTGTTCGGCGAGCTGCCGTTGCCGTCGCTGACGTCGTATTTCGACGGGCTCACCGAGCTCGATCAGATCCTGCTGCGCATCGCGCTGGCCAACACCTCGACCCCGCGGCTGCTGGTGGTCGGCAACCTCGACCACCTCACCGACGACCGCAACCGGGACATTCTGCTGGGCCGGCTGATCGCGCTGGGGGAGAAGCAGACGGTGATCACCGCGACCGTCAACGGTGTGCCCGGCCATCTGGCCTCGGCCATGCGGGCGCAGGTGACCGTACCGAACACGACCGTGGCCGAACTGGCCGGTTCGCAGAAAGGTGGCGAGTAG
- the mgtA gene encoding magnesium-translocating P-type ATPase translates to MNAAVEQTALTPTKHDDRRLPLRAAEEAHNDVDVTLANVRAHLDGLTIEDAAQRLACDGPNEVAHDKAPPALLQFLEAFKNPFIAVLVALAAISSVTDIYLPLRAGQDADYTGVLIIVIMVGLSALLRFWQEYRSGKAAETLKAMVRTTATVRRRASPHATPELIEIPMAQIVTGDIVQLSAGDMIPADLRLIDSRDLFVSQAALTGEALPVEKYDTCGADDEADPLDLPSICFMGTNVVSGTATAVVVSTGVHTYFGSLAKAVVGSRAETAFDRGVNSVSWLLIRFMSVMVPIVLFINGFTKGDWPEAFLFALAVAVGLTPEMLPMIVSSNLAKGAVALSRRKVVVKRLNAIQNFGAMDVLCTDKTGTLTQDRIILEHHTNVRGDRDDNVLALAWLNSFHQSGVKNLMDRAVLHFAEGMPEALLAASSAYRKVDELPFDFERRRLSVVVSDADRDHLLICKGAVEEMLAVSTQVWDGAAARALTDADREALSATARDYNREGFRVLLVATREIPRIECTHRYRVEDERDLVIHGFLTFLDPPKETAAPAITALAEHGVTVKVLTGDNEVVSAKICHDVGLDPGQPVLGPEIDALDDDELRGVVDETTVFAKLTPLQKSRVLRALQANGHTVGFLGDGINDAPALRDADVGISVDTGTDIAKESADIILLEKSLMVLEEGVIKGRETFGNIIKYLNMTASSNFGNVFSVLVASAFIPFLPMLAIHLLIQNLLYDISQLALPWDRMDKEFLLKPRKWDARNIGRFMIWMGPTSSIFDITTFAVMWYVFAANSPEMQSLFQSGWFIESLLSQTLVVHMLRTQKIPFIQSTAALPVLLTTGAVCVLGILIPFSPLGAAVGLQPLPWGYFGWLVATLVSYCVVAQTVKTIYIRRFGQWF, encoded by the coding sequence ATGAACGCCGCTGTCGAGCAAACCGCCCTGACGCCCACCAAGCACGACGACCGCCGTCTGCCGCTGCGTGCGGCCGAGGAAGCTCACAACGATGTGGACGTCACGCTGGCCAACGTGAGGGCCCACCTCGACGGCCTGACCATCGAAGACGCCGCCCAACGCCTCGCCTGCGACGGCCCGAATGAAGTCGCCCACGACAAGGCGCCGCCCGCGCTGCTCCAGTTCCTGGAGGCCTTCAAGAACCCGTTCATCGCGGTACTCGTGGCGCTGGCCGCCATCAGCTCCGTCACCGACATCTACCTTCCCCTCCGCGCCGGGCAGGACGCGGACTACACCGGCGTCTTGATCATCGTGATCATGGTCGGGCTCAGCGCCCTGCTGCGGTTCTGGCAGGAGTACCGCTCGGGCAAGGCGGCCGAGACACTCAAGGCGATGGTGCGGACAACCGCGACAGTGCGGCGCCGGGCCAGCCCACATGCCACACCCGAACTCATCGAGATCCCGATGGCGCAGATCGTCACCGGTGACATCGTCCAACTGTCGGCCGGCGACATGATTCCGGCCGACCTCCGCCTGATCGATTCTCGCGACCTGTTCGTCAGCCAGGCAGCGCTGACGGGCGAGGCCCTGCCGGTGGAGAAGTACGACACCTGCGGCGCCGACGACGAAGCCGACCCGCTCGACCTGCCCAGCATCTGCTTCATGGGCACCAACGTCGTCAGCGGCACGGCCACCGCGGTCGTCGTATCAACCGGCGTACACACCTATTTCGGCTCGCTGGCCAAGGCGGTCGTGGGCTCTCGTGCCGAAACGGCCTTCGACCGCGGCGTCAACAGCGTCAGCTGGCTGCTGATCAGGTTCATGTCGGTGATGGTGCCGATCGTGTTGTTCATCAACGGTTTCACCAAAGGCGACTGGCCCGAGGCGTTCCTGTTCGCACTCGCCGTCGCGGTCGGCCTCACCCCCGAGATGCTGCCGATGATCGTGTCGTCCAACCTGGCCAAAGGTGCCGTCGCATTGTCGCGTCGCAAGGTCGTGGTCAAGCGACTCAACGCGATCCAGAACTTCGGCGCGATGGACGTGCTGTGCACCGACAAGACCGGCACGCTCACCCAGGACCGGATCATCCTCGAGCATCACACAAACGTCCGGGGCGATCGGGACGACAACGTGCTGGCCCTGGCCTGGCTCAACAGCTTTCATCAGAGCGGCGTCAAGAATCTGATGGATCGCGCTGTCCTGCACTTCGCCGAAGGTATGCCCGAAGCGCTGCTCGCCGCGTCGTCGGCCTACCGCAAGGTTGATGAACTTCCGTTCGACTTCGAGCGCCGCCGGCTGTCCGTCGTCGTATCCGACGCCGACCGTGATCACCTACTGATCTGCAAGGGAGCGGTCGAGGAGATGCTCGCCGTGTCGACCCAGGTGTGGGACGGCGCAGCGGCCCGGGCCCTCACCGATGCCGACCGCGAGGCGCTTTCCGCAACAGCCCGCGACTACAACCGCGAGGGGTTCCGGGTGCTGCTGGTGGCCACCCGGGAGATCCCGCGCATCGAGTGCACCCACCGATACCGAGTCGAGGACGAGCGCGACCTCGTCATCCACGGCTTCCTGACCTTCCTCGATCCACCGAAGGAGACGGCCGCACCGGCCATCACTGCACTGGCCGAACACGGAGTCACCGTGAAGGTCCTCACCGGTGACAACGAGGTGGTCAGCGCCAAGATCTGCCACGACGTGGGTCTCGATCCCGGACAACCCGTTCTCGGCCCCGAGATCGATGCACTCGACGACGACGAACTGCGAGGCGTCGTCGACGAGACCACCGTGTTCGCGAAGCTCACGCCCCTGCAGAAGTCGCGCGTGCTGCGGGCACTGCAGGCCAACGGACACACCGTCGGATTCCTGGGCGACGGCATCAACGACGCACCGGCACTGCGTGACGCGGATGTGGGCATCTCGGTCGACACCGGCACCGACATCGCCAAGGAATCGGCCGACATCATCCTGCTCGAAAAGAGCCTGATGGTGCTCGAGGAGGGCGTGATCAAGGGCCGCGAGACGTTCGGCAACATCATCAAATACCTGAACATGACCGCCAGCTCGAACTTCGGCAACGTGTTCTCGGTATTGGTGGCCAGCGCCTTCATCCCGTTCCTGCCCATGCTGGCGATCCACCTGCTGATCCAGAACCTGCTGTACGACATCTCGCAGCTGGCGCTGCCGTGGGACCGCATGGACAAGGAGTTCCTACTCAAGCCGCGCAAGTGGGACGCCAGGAACATCGGCCGGTTCATGATCTGGATGGGACCGACGTCCTCCATCTTCGACATCACCACCTTCGCGGTGATGTGGTACGTGTTCGCGGCCAACTCTCCTGAGATGCAATCGCTGTTCCAGTCCGGCTGGTTCATCGAAAGCCTGCTGTCGCAGACACTGGTCGTGCACATGCTGCGCACCCAGAAGATTCCGTTCATCCAGAGCACCGCGGCGCTGCCGGTACTGCTGACGACCGGGGCGGTATGCGTGCTCGGGATCCTCATCCCGTTCTCGCCGCTGGGGGCCGCCGTCGGATTGCAGCCCCTGCCGTGGGGGTACTTCGGATGGCTCGTCGCGACGCTGGTGTCCTACTGCGTCGTCGCTCAGACCGTCAAGACCATCTACATCCGCAGGTTCGGTCAATGGTTCTGA
- a CDS encoding AMP-binding protein produces the protein MKSYDAGPTDVPVLEETIGANFERMVAAGPDVDALVEVETGRRWSYAQLNDEVDAVARGLMASGVQQGDRVGIWAPNCAEWVMLQLATAKIGAILVNINPAYRTHELAYVLRQSGIRTLVSATAFKSSDYVTMVAEVQVDCPELKDVIFLGTLDWDRLHTHQVGEEQLRARMAQLSNTEPINIQYTSGTTGFPKGATLSHRNILNNGFFVGGLINFGRGDRVCVPVPFYHCFGMVMGNLGALTHGAAIVIPAPGFDPGITLAAVESERCTALYGVPTMFIAMLGHPDFAQFDLSSLRTGIMAGSVCPVEVMKRVVADMHMAEVAICYGMTETSPVSCQTLVDDDLERRTATIGRAHPHIEVKIVDPDTGETVERGQPGEFCTRGYSVMLGYWDEPTKTAEAIDGDGWMHTGDLAVMREDGYCTVVGRIKDMVIRGGENVYPREIEEFLYTHPDIDDAQVIGVPDAKYGEEICAWVRMKPGRAPLDAAALRDFATGKLAHYKIPRYVLVVEEFPMTVTGKIRKVDMRHESVKLLGLSDD, from the coding sequence ATGAAGTCCTACGACGCGGGTCCGACCGATGTACCTGTCCTCGAGGAGACCATCGGGGCGAACTTCGAGCGCATGGTGGCGGCCGGGCCGGATGTCGACGCGCTGGTGGAGGTGGAGACCGGGCGACGCTGGAGTTATGCCCAGCTCAATGATGAAGTCGACGCGGTGGCCCGGGGTCTCATGGCCTCCGGTGTCCAGCAGGGTGATCGCGTCGGCATCTGGGCGCCCAACTGTGCCGAATGGGTGATGCTGCAGCTGGCCACGGCCAAGATCGGCGCGATCCTGGTCAACATCAACCCGGCCTACCGCACCCACGAACTCGCTTATGTGCTCCGGCAATCCGGCATCCGGACCCTGGTGTCGGCCACGGCGTTCAAGTCGTCGGACTATGTGACGATGGTGGCCGAGGTGCAGGTGGACTGCCCGGAGCTCAAGGATGTGATCTTTCTCGGGACGCTGGACTGGGACCGCTTGCACACCCACCAGGTCGGTGAGGAGCAGTTGCGTGCCCGGATGGCCCAGCTGTCCAACACCGAGCCGATCAACATCCAGTACACCTCGGGGACAACGGGATTCCCCAAGGGGGCCACGCTCAGCCATCGCAACATCCTCAACAACGGCTTCTTCGTCGGCGGTTTGATCAATTTCGGCCGCGGCGACCGGGTGTGTGTCCCGGTGCCGTTCTACCACTGCTTCGGCATGGTGATGGGCAATCTCGGTGCGCTGACCCACGGTGCGGCGATCGTGATCCCGGCACCGGGGTTCGATCCCGGCATCACCTTGGCCGCAGTCGAATCCGAGCGCTGCACCGCGCTGTACGGGGTACCCACGATGTTCATCGCCATGTTGGGACATCCCGATTTCGCCCAGTTCGACCTGTCCTCGCTGCGCACCGGGATCATGGCGGGCTCGGTGTGCCCGGTCGAGGTGATGAAACGGGTGGTGGCCGACATGCACATGGCGGAGGTGGCGATCTGTTACGGCATGACCGAGACATCACCGGTGTCGTGCCAGACGCTGGTCGACGACGACCTGGAGCGCCGCACCGCCACCATCGGACGGGCCCATCCGCACATCGAGGTCAAGATCGTGGACCCGGACACCGGTGAGACGGTCGAGCGCGGGCAGCCCGGCGAATTCTGCACCCGCGGTTACTCGGTGATGCTGGGCTATTGGGATGAGCCGACGAAAACCGCCGAGGCGATCGACGGCGACGGCTGGATGCACACCGGGGATCTCGCGGTGATGCGAGAGGACGGGTACTGCACAGTTGTCGGCCGGATCAAGGACATGGTGATCCGCGGCGGCGAGAACGTCTATCCCCGGGAGATCGAGGAATTTCTATACACGCACCCCGACATCGACGACGCCCAGGTGATCGGTGTGCCGGACGCGAAGTACGGCGAGGAGATCTGCGCGTGGGTGCGGATGAAGCCGGGCCGCGCGCCGCTGGATGCCGCGGCGTTGCGCGACTTTGCCACCGGAAAGCTGGCGCACTACAAGATCCCGCGGTATGTGCTTGTCGTGGAGGAGTTTCCGATGACGGTCACCGGAAAGATCCGCAAGGTCGACATGCGCCACGAAAGCGTCAAGCTGCTCGGGCTCAGTGACGATTAG
- a CDS encoding AMP-binding protein — translation MDSAASNTDRYRRARDQLVATIADYALAVEEFAWPQISGTFNWSVDWFDVIARDNRRTALWIVEEDGSEQQVTFAEMAQRSDRVATWLEGLGVGKGDRVLLMLGNQVELWEAMLAIAKLGAVIMPTTGALGPADLSDRIARGGARFVVANTADAAKFAEVPGDYTRIAVGAAPSGWHRYADAHEVAPRRFEACTTVDDPMLIYFTSGTTSKPKLVEHSQVSYPVGHLTTMAWIGVRPGDVHLAISSPGWAKHAWSCFFAPWIAEATIFVYNYARFDAAALMDQLRRARVNTFCAPPTVWRMLIQADLGERPEGLREILGAGEPLNPDVIAQVEKAWGLTIRDGFGQTETSLLVGNTPGQPVKAGSMGRPMPGVPVVLVDPITSTPADEGEICLDLAAHPRNLMTGYLGDPQRNEAVMAGGYYHTGDVACRDEDGYITYIGRTDDVFKSSDYKVSPFELESVLIEHPAVVEAAVVPQPDDTRLSVPKAYVALADGWEANADTAKDVMAYARDHLAPYLKVRRVEFFDLPKTISGKIRRVELRKREDAAHEAGEPISTEYRYEDLLG, via the coding sequence ATGGATTCCGCCGCGAGCAACACAGACCGCTACCGCAGGGCCCGTGACCAGCTGGTCGCCACCATTGCCGACTACGCGCTGGCCGTCGAGGAGTTCGCCTGGCCGCAGATCAGCGGCACCTTCAACTGGTCAGTCGACTGGTTCGACGTCATCGCCAGGGACAACCGCCGCACCGCGCTGTGGATCGTCGAGGAGGACGGTTCCGAACAGCAGGTCACCTTTGCCGAGATGGCGCAGCGCTCCGACCGCGTCGCCACCTGGTTGGAGGGGCTCGGGGTCGGCAAGGGGGACCGGGTCCTGCTGATGCTGGGCAACCAGGTCGAGTTGTGGGAGGCCATGCTGGCCATCGCCAAGCTGGGCGCGGTCATCATGCCGACCACCGGGGCGCTGGGGCCGGCGGACCTGTCGGATCGCATCGCCCGTGGCGGGGCTCGGTTCGTCGTCGCCAACACCGCCGATGCGGCCAAGTTCGCCGAGGTGCCGGGGGACTACACCCGCATCGCGGTCGGCGCCGCGCCCTCCGGCTGGCACCGCTACGCCGACGCGCACGAGGTGGCGCCGCGGCGCTTCGAGGCGTGCACCACGGTCGACGACCCGATGCTGATCTACTTCACCTCAGGCACCACGAGCAAGCCGAAGCTGGTCGAGCATTCCCAGGTCTCCTACCCGGTCGGGCATCTGACCACGATGGCCTGGATCGGGGTACGGCCCGGCGACGTGCACCTGGCGATCAGTTCGCCGGGGTGGGCCAAACATGCCTGGAGCTGTTTCTTCGCCCCGTGGATCGCCGAGGCGACGATCTTCGTCTACAACTACGCGCGCTTCGACGCGGCGGCGCTGATGGATCAGTTGCGACGCGCTCGGGTCAACACGTTCTGCGCTCCGCCCACGGTGTGGCGCATGTTGATCCAGGCCGATCTGGGTGAGCGGCCCGAGGGGCTGCGCGAGATCCTGGGTGCCGGTGAACCGCTGAATCCCGATGTGATCGCACAGGTCGAGAAGGCCTGGGGGCTGACGATCCGTGACGGGTTCGGCCAGACCGAGACCTCGCTGCTGGTCGGCAACACCCCGGGACAGCCGGTGAAGGCCGGATCGATGGGCCGTCCGATGCCGGGTGTGCCGGTGGTACTGGTGGATCCGATCACCTCGACGCCCGCCGACGAGGGGGAGATCTGCCTGGATCTGGCGGCGCACCCGCGCAACCTGATGACCGGTTATCTCGGTGACCCCCAACGCAATGAGGCCGTGATGGCCGGCGGGTATTACCACACCGGCGATGTCGCCTGCCGTGACGAGGACGGCTACATCACCTACATCGGCCGCACCGACGACGTGTTCAAATCCAGTGACTACAAGGTGTCGCCGTTCGAGTTGGAAAGCGTACTGATCGAGCATCCGGCCGTGGTCGAGGCCGCGGTGGTACCGCAACCCGACGACACCCGGCTGTCGGTGCCCAAGGCCTATGTCGCGCTGGCCGACGGCTGGGAAGCCAACGCCGACACCGCCAAAGACGTCATGGCCTATGCCCGTGACCATCTCGCGCCCTACCTCAAGGTGCGGCGCGTCGAGTTCTTCGACCTGCCCAAGACCATCTCGGGCAAGATCCGCCGCGTCGAGTTGCGTAAGCGTGAGGACGCGGCTCATGAAGCGGGCGAACCGATTTCCACCGAATACCGATATGAGGATTTACTGGGATGA
- a CDS encoding VOC family protein, protein MTVSRTYPSGVPCWVDTDQQDVAAAQHFYGRLFGWTLENVLPDDAEDSYLIATLDGHDVAAIASAQSGDEIAWNTYVAVDDAETTATAVTAAAGTVTSGPVDAGPGGRQAGCVDPRGAHFKLWQPRRRLGAQLVNVPGTWNFSNLQTSDPQAAATFYGPLFGWEFDNAGFATMIRRPGYADHLAATVDPDILDRHAATGTPPGFSDAVGWIGQLADEQQPEHWQVAFAVANRDDSAALAEKLGAAVISSDDAEWTKSALIQDPQGARLVLSQFSPPEGRSPCGCACGRTAPQHRSPPPPAPGTSSSS, encoded by the coding sequence ATGACCGTGTCAAGGACCTACCCGTCCGGTGTGCCCTGCTGGGTCGACACCGACCAGCAGGATGTGGCTGCCGCCCAACACTTTTACGGGCGGCTGTTCGGCTGGACGCTCGAGAACGTGCTGCCCGACGACGCCGAGGATTCCTACCTGATCGCCACGCTGGACGGTCATGACGTGGCCGCGATCGCGTCTGCGCAGTCCGGGGACGAGATCGCCTGGAACACCTATGTGGCGGTGGACGACGCCGAGACGACGGCCACCGCGGTGACGGCTGCCGCCGGAACCGTGACGAGCGGGCCGGTCGACGCCGGGCCGGGCGGGCGGCAGGCCGGTTGCGTCGATCCCCGCGGCGCGCACTTCAAACTGTGGCAGCCGCGGCGACGCCTCGGCGCCCAGCTGGTCAATGTGCCCGGCACCTGGAATTTCAGCAACCTGCAGACCAGCGATCCGCAGGCGGCCGCCACCTTCTACGGGCCGCTGTTCGGCTGGGAGTTCGACAACGCCGGGTTCGCGACGATGATCCGCCGCCCGGGTTACGCCGACCACCTCGCCGCGACCGTCGACCCCGACATCTTGGACCGCCACGCCGCCACCGGCACGCCGCCCGGGTTCTCCGACGCGGTGGGCTGGATCGGGCAGCTCGCCGACGAGCAACAGCCCGAGCACTGGCAGGTGGCGTTCGCCGTGGCGAACCGCGACGATTCCGCAGCGCTGGCCGAAAAGCTCGGCGCCGCAGTAATTTCCAGCGACGACGCCGAATGGACGAAATCCGCCCTGATCCAGGACCCGCAGGGCGCCCGGCTGGTGCTGAGCCAGTTCAGCCCGCCGGAAGGCCGGTCACCATGCGGTTGCGCGTGCGGTAGAACAGCACCGCAGCACCGATCACCACCTCCGCCAGCGCCAGGCACATCGTCAAGCTCATGA
- a CDS encoding YhgE/Pip domain-containing protein, with product MSLGTDLKRFSRGTMPRIALVTVILLPLLYGAMYLWAFWNPFGEVDKVPVALVNEDRGTVAEGQQIKAGDEVSDALVDSGQLQLHRVSAHEAADGVASGKYYFSITLPEDFSTSITSPSGGSPHQANVRFTFNDANNYLGSIIGQNAAREVINQINANIGERTVGTVLTGLTDAGAGLVKAADGAQQLATGSAAANDGAHRLSAGADALTAGLVTARDGSSQLAAGTRQLSTAVDKATDPLLTVLDRVSGLGLDPNEVGMAAQRLSGAVRSTTDRIAALNIDQAQAAAIVDQAVGILRNSPDPTVRDTGEFLAGAQRLLQARGLDPTTDEGLIRLRDNATQLESELGDPNSKLRVFITKAVTGGLRSDVVKLRDGAHQLNDGAQRLNSGLVQLANGGRQLSSGAGELAAGTEKLQAGNQQLATALKEGSTQVPSWTPQQRTEVARTLAAPVALDIETHNPAATFGTGFAPFFLPLALFIGALIIWMLLKPLQSRPVVNGLGALRVVLASYWPALLIVVCQVVVMYVVVHFGVGLQAKYPMATVAFLLLVAGTFLALIQAFNALFGVSVGRVVTLAFLMLQLVSAGGIYPVETTAKPFQILHPVDPMTYAVNGLRQLIVGGIDSRLWIAIAVLAGVLVVSLAASSWAARRDRQYTMDRLHPPIEV from the coding sequence ATGTCGTTGGGCACCGACCTCAAACGCTTCTCACGCGGCACGATGCCGCGGATCGCGCTCGTGACGGTGATCCTGCTGCCGCTGCTGTACGGCGCGATGTATCTGTGGGCGTTCTGGAACCCGTTCGGCGAGGTGGACAAGGTTCCGGTGGCGCTGGTCAACGAGGACCGTGGCACAGTCGCGGAGGGGCAGCAGATCAAGGCCGGTGACGAGGTCTCCGATGCGCTGGTGGATTCGGGTCAACTTCAGCTGCACCGGGTTTCGGCACATGAGGCGGCCGACGGGGTGGCCAGCGGCAAGTACTACTTCTCGATCACGCTGCCCGAGGATTTCAGCACCAGCATCACCTCCCCGTCCGGTGGCTCGCCGCATCAGGCCAATGTCCGCTTCACGTTCAACGACGCCAACAACTACCTGGGTTCGATCATCGGCCAGAACGCCGCTCGTGAGGTGATCAACCAGATCAACGCCAACATCGGCGAACGCACCGTCGGCACCGTGCTGACCGGATTGACCGACGCCGGGGCCGGTCTGGTCAAGGCGGCCGACGGTGCGCAGCAGTTGGCCACCGGCAGCGCGGCGGCCAATGACGGTGCGCACCGGTTGTCCGCCGGCGCCGACGCCCTGACCGCAGGTCTGGTCACCGCGCGGGACGGGTCTTCGCAGTTGGCCGCGGGCACCAGGCAGTTGTCGACGGCGGTCGACAAGGCAACCGATCCGTTGCTGACTGTGCTCGACCGGGTCAGCGGACTTGGCTTGGACCCCAATGAGGTTGGCATGGCCGCGCAGCGGTTGTCCGGTGCGGTGCGCTCGACCACCGACCGGATTGCGGCGCTGAACATCGATCAGGCCCAGGCCGCAGCGATCGTCGATCAAGCGGTCGGCATCCTGCGCAACAGCCCCGATCCCACGGTGCGCGACACCGGGGAGTTCCTGGCCGGTGCGCAGCGGCTGTTGCAGGCTCGCGGGCTGGACCCCACCACGGACGAGGGTCTGATCCGGTTGCGCGACAACGCCACCCAACTGGAGAGCGAGCTGGGCGATCCGAACAGCAAGCTGCGGGTGTTCATCACCAAGGCGGTCACCGGCGGGTTGCGCTCCGACGTCGTCAAATTGCGCGACGGTGCGCACCAACTCAACGACGGCGCCCAGCGGCTCAACAGCGGCCTGGTGCAACTGGCCAACGGTGGGCGCCAACTGTCCAGCGGGGCGGGCGAACTCGCCGCGGGAACGGAAAAGCTGCAGGCCGGCAATCAGCAACTGGCCACCGCGCTCAAAGAAGGCTCCACCCAGGTCCCGTCCTGGACTCCGCAACAGCGCACCGAGGTGGCGCGCACCCTGGCCGCACCGGTGGCGCTGGACATCGAGACGCACAACCCGGCTGCCACCTTCGGCACCGGTTTTGCGCCGTTTTTCCTGCCGCTGGCGCTGTTCATCGGCGCGCTCATCATCTGGATGTTGTTGAAGCCGTTGCAGTCCCGCCCGGTGGTCAACGGGCTGGGCGCGCTGCGGGTGGTGCTGGCCTCCTATTGGCCCGCCCTGCTGATCGTGGTCTGCCAGGTCGTGGTGATGTACGTGGTGGTGCATTTCGGGGTGGGGCTGCAGGCCAAGTACCCGATGGCCACCGTGGCGTTCCTGCTGCTGGTCGCGGGCACCTTCCTGGCCCTGATCCAGGCGTTCAACGCGCTGTTCGGGGTGTCGGTGGGCCGGGTGGTCACGCTGGCTTTTCTGATGCTGCAACTGGTCTCGGCCGGCGGCATCTACCCGGTGGAGACCACGGCCAAACCGTTCCAGATCCTGCACCCGGTGGACCCGATGACCTACGCGGTCAACGGCCTTCGCCAGTTGATCGTCGGCGGGATCGATTCGCGGTTGTGGATCGCGATCGCGGTGCTGGCCGGTGTGCTGGTGGTTTCGCTGGCGGCCAGTTCGTGGGCCGCGCGAAGAGACCGGCAATACACCATGGACAGGCTGCACCCGCCGATCGAGGTATGA